Proteins co-encoded in one Gadus morhua chromosome 6, gadMor3.0, whole genome shotgun sequence genomic window:
- the bmp2k gene encoding BMP-2-inducible protein kinase isoform X1, whose product MKKFSRMPRSESGGLGGSGTSSSYSGKVFAVGRYQVTVEELIAEGGFSVVFLARTHSGIRCALKRMYVNNVPDLNIYKREITIMKELSGHKNIVRYLDSSINSVSDTVWELLILMEYCKAPSLLSHQLLLSYFTTFSPPAGQVVKQMNQRLTAGFSEVEVLHMFGDTCEAVARLHQCKTPIIHRDLKVENLLLSDMGNYVLCDFGSSTHKVLLPQRDGVAAVEDEIKKYTTLSYRAPEMINLYAGKPITTKADIWVMVNCSSPCFPQALGCLLYKLCFFSLPFGESQVAICDGSFVIPDNSRFSTQLHSLIRYMLEPDQEKRPDIYQVSYFAFKLSGKDCPVPNLFSSTLPSSLPEPLTAGEVAARRSQSKARISDAVGPTETSIAPRQRPKATTNNNIRPLSTTAMPGKVAAPSLPVSNGHKARTPDSSLPALQNQVQVQTQNQVQHQPGTQQHRVLQQLQPGDLRLQQLQQQQQLQPHQQQPHQQQPHHRQQHQHQPDPHQQHQPQPHHQPYQQPHHQHQPVMQQQQQQQQQQQQQQQQQGNAQQLQYIQYQQALLQQQHHMMYQQPAYQQQVAQAQAQAQAQAQAQAQAQAQAQAQYASMFYQYQQAFLQQQQLHHHHHHHPQHLPYHTTPLDTFPPPITTGRPLGGTSTNPRNPVIGTGGITPPSQGVTPPSQGMGQLSHGVTPPCHTVSSSPQSSMAPPPPDMSGWNPFGEDNFSKLTEEELLDREFDLLRAKNPVARVSSVEVDRPTGGAKLSPPEDVFGSVLFVAPARDPPGEDLAIDAPSPPPTEEVPPAMKEQEASERRSGEESDSDFESDPPSSKSSEEVEEEEEAEGLSEEEEQQEELLGQRPLLMDSEEEPYEGEKPRGSVDVFGAAPFPPAPCGLGADDLDVFTRAPFSRNVSRSSPPTSPGAPPTPSESLPASHEAPPFLVEASPTPSEVPPTLYEALPASCEAPPMPPEIVDMFGFSPFTLGGPSSTRDMEEAQQGVTRLSWRQRKTKQEAGVGKRHRRTTKPPSLRTPERSRRLRRGGGGGCTQLLGSSHSKENIAVTMATKAEKGNMEESALLDPFGARPFHTQTPWTSPGAPGAPRSPEGSGYPEDGEGMDDFGATSLRDGMNDFGAPREGLDDFGAPRYREGMDDFGAPREGMDDYGAPREGMDDYGATRQREGMDDFGAPRQREGMDDFGAPRQREGMDDFGAPRQREGMDDFGAPRQREGMDDFGAPRQMEGMDDFGAPWQREGMDDLGAPREGMDDLGATRQREGMDDFGASRESMDDFGAVPFTELVDGPQQGDLDPFGAAPFPSKP is encoded by the exons gagGTTTCTCTGTGGTGTTTCTGGCTCGGACGCACAGTGGCATCCGCTGTGCTCTCAAGAGGATGTATGTCAACAATGTGCCCGACCTCAACATCTACAAGAGGGAGATCACCATCATG AAGGAGCTGTCGGGTCATAAGAACATTGTCCGCTATCTGGACTCCTCCATCAACTCCGTTTCAGATACTGTTTGGGAGCTTCTCATCCTCATGGAGTACTGCAAAG ctCCTTCTCTCCTATCTCACCAGCTCCTTCTCTCCTATTTCACCACCTTCTCCCCCCCAGCTGGTCAGGTGGtgaagcagatgaaccagaggTTGACTGCAGGGTTCTCCGAGGTGGAGGTTCTCCACATGTTCGGTGACACCTGTGAGGCTGTGGCCCGCCTGCACCAGTGCAAGACGCCCATCATCCACCGGGACCTCAAG GTGGAGAACCTGTTGTTAAGTGACATGGGGAACTATGTTCTGTGTGACTTTGGCAGCTCAACCCACAAGGTGCTGCTGCCCCAGAGGGATGGCGTCGCCGCGGTGGAGGACGAGATCAAGAA GTATACCACTCTGTCCTACCGAGCTCCAGAGATGATCAACCTGTATGCAGGGAAACCCATCACAACTAAGGCTGATATATGG GTGATGGTGAATTGCTCATCACCTTGTTTCCCCCAGGCTCTGGGCTGCTTGTTGTACAAGCTGTGTTTCTTCTCTCTGCCCTTCGGAGAGAGTCAAGTCGCCATCTGTGATGGATCCTTTGTCATTCCAGACAACTCCCGCTTCTCCACCCAGCTGCACTCTTTAATCA gataCATGCTCGAGCCAGATCAGGAGAAGAGACCAGATATCTACCAGGTGTCTTACTTTGCCTTCAAGCTTTCGGGGAAAGATTGCCCCGTACCAAATCTATTC agCTCtacccttccctcctccctcccagagcCTCTGACAGCAGGTGAAGTTGCAGCGAGGAGGAGCCAATCCAAGGCCAG AATCTCTGACGCGGTGGGCCCGACGGAGACCTCCATTGCTCCCCGGCAGCGACCCAAAGcaaccaccaacaacaacatccGGCCACTGTCCACCACCGCCATGCCGGGCAAGGTCGCCGCTCCCTCATTGCCAGTTAGCAATGGTCATAAAG CTCGAACACCTGACTCCAGTCTGCCAGCCTTGCAGAACCAAGTCCAGGTCCAGACTCAAAACCAGGTCCAACACCAGCCTGGCACTCAGCAGCATCGTGTCCTTCAACAACTCCAACCTGGGGACCTTCGActccagcagctgcagcagcagcagcagctgcagccccatCAACAGCAGCCCCATCAACAGCAGCCCCATCATCGCCAACAGCATCAACACCAGCCCGATCCACACCAACAGCATCAACCCCAGCCCCATCATCAACCCTATCAACAACCccatcaccaacaccaaccggtcatgcagcagcagcagcagcagcagcagcagcagcagcagcagcagcagcagcagggtaACGCCCAACAGCTTCAGTATATCCAG TACCAACAGGCcctgctccagcagcagcatcatatGATGTATCAGCAGCCTGCGTACCAGCAGCAGGtagcccaggcccaggcccaggcccaggcccaggcccaggcccaggctcaggcccaggcccaggcccaggcccagtaCGCCTCCATG TTCTACCAGTACCAGCAGGCcttcctccagcagcagcagcttcatcaccaccatcatcatcatccacagcACCTCCCCTATCACACCACCCCCCTGGACAccttccctccccccatcaCCACAGGGAGGCCACTGGGGGGGACATCCACTAACCCAAG AAACCCTGTCATCGGCACAGGCGGCATAACCCCGCCCTCTCAAGGTGTAACTCCGCCCTCTCAGGGCATGGGCCAGCTCTCCCATGGGGTGACTCCGCCCTGCCATACGGTGTCCTCGTCCCCTCAGAGCAgcatggctccgccccctcctgaTATGTCTGGCTGGAACCCGTTTGGAGAAGATAACTTCTCCAAACTGACCGAGGAGGAGCTTCTAGACCGCGAGTTCGATCTCCTCCGAGCCA AGAACCCGGTGGCCAGAGTCTCCAGCGTGGAGGTGGACCGGCCCACTGGTGGCGCTAAGCTCTCCCCCCCTGAGGATGTGTTCGGCTCGGTGCTGTTCGTAGCCCCAG CGAGGGACCCCCCTGGGGAGGACCTGGCAATCGAcgccccctctccacctcccacaGAGGAGGTCCCTCCTGccatgaaggagcaggaggcctcAGAGAGGAGAAGCGGGGAGGAGTCGGATAGTGACTTTGAGTCAGACCCTCCTTCCTCTAAGAgcagtgaggaggtggaggaggaagaggaggcggaggggctgagcgaggaagaggagcagcaggaggagttgctgggacagcgccccctgctcATGGATTCTGAGGAGGAGCCTTACGAAGGAGAGAAGCCCAGGGGCTCTGTGGACGTGTTCGGGGCCGCCCCATTCCCTCCGGCCCCCTGTGGGCTTGGCGCGGACGACCTGGACGTCTTCACCAGAGCTCCGTTCAGCAGGAACGTCTCCAGGTCCTCTCCGCCCACCtcccccggggccccgcccaCTCCTAGTGAATCCCTTCCCGCCTCACATGAGGCCCCTCCCTTTTTAGTTGAAGCCTCGCCCACACCCTCAGAAGTCCCGCCCACCTTGTATGAAGCTCTGCCCGCTTCCTGTGAAGCTCCACCCATGCCACCTGAAATTGTGGACATGTTTGGATTCTCTCCTTTCACACTTGGGGGCCCCAGCTCCACCAGGGACATGGAGGAGGCGCAGCAGGGGGTGACCAGACTGTCATGGCGGCAGAGAAAGACCAAACAGGAGGCGGGGGTGGGGAAGCGGCATCGCCGGACAACCAAGCCGCCGTCGCTCCGCACACCGGAGCGAAGCCGAAGacttaggaggggggggggggggggctgcacccAGCTCCTTGGCTCCTCCCACTCCAAGGAAAACATTgccgtcaccatggcaaccaaagCAGAGAAGGGGAACATGGAGGAGTCTGCGCTGCTGGACCCATTCGGAGCCCGACCTTTCCACACCCAGACCCCGTGGACCTCCCCAGGGGCCCCTGGAGCCCCCCGGTCCCCTGAAGGCTCTGGGTACcctgaggatggagaggggatGGATGACTTTGGGGCCACCAGTTTGAGGGACGGTATGAATGACTTCGGGGCCCCTAGGGAGGGTTTGGATGACTTCGGGGCCCCTAGGTATAGGGAGGGTATGGATGACTTCGGGGCCCCTAGGGAGGGTATGGATGACTACGGGGCCCCTAGGGAGGGTATGGATGACTATGGGGCCACTAGGCAGAGGGAGGGTATGGATGACTTCGGGGCCCCTAGGCAGAGGGAGGGTATGGATGACTTTGGGGCCCCTAGGCAGAGGGAGGGTATGGATGACTTTGGGGCCCCTAGGCAGAGGGAGGGTATGGATGACTTTGGGGCCCCTAGGCAGAGGGAGGGTATGGATGACTTTGGAGCCCCTAGGCAGATGGAGGGTATGGATGACTTTGGGGCCCCTTGGCAGAGGGAGGGTATGGATGACTTAGGGGCCCCTAGGGAGGGTATGGATGACTTAGGGGCCACTAGGCAGAGGGAGGGTATGGATGACTTTGGGGCCTCTAGGGAGAGTATGGACGACTTTGGAGCGGTGCCCTTCACTGAGCTGGTGGACGGCCCCCAGCAAGGGGACCTGGACCCCTTTGGAGCGGCGCCTTTTCCATCCaaaccatga
- the bmp2k gene encoding BMP-2-inducible protein kinase isoform X3, producing the protein MKKFSRMPRSESGGLGGSGTSSSYSGKVFAVGRYQVTVEELIAEGGFSVVFLARTHSGIRCALKRMYVNNVPDLNIYKREITIMKELSGHKNIVRYLDSSINSVSDTVWELLILMEYCKAGQVVKQMNQRLTAGFSEVEVLHMFGDTCEAVARLHQCKTPIIHRDLKVENLLLSDMGNYVLCDFGSSTHKVLLPQRDGVAAVEDEIKKYTTLSYRAPEMINLYAGKPITTKADIWVMVNCSSPCFPQALGCLLYKLCFFSLPFGESQVAICDGSFVIPDNSRFSTQLHSLIRYMLEPDQEKRPDIYQVSYFAFKLSGKDCPVPNLFSSTLPSSLPEPLTAGEVAARRSQSKARISDAVGPTETSIAPRQRPKATTNNNIRPLSTTAMPGKVAAPSLPVSNGHKARTPDSSLPALQNQVQVQTQNQVQHQPGTQQHRVLQQLQPGDLRLQQLQQQQQLQPHQQQPHQQQPHHRQQHQHQPDPHQQHQPQPHHQPYQQPHHQHQPVMQQQQQQQQQQQQQQQQQGNAQQLQYIQYQQALLQQQHHMMYQQPAYQQQVAQAQAQAQAQAQAQAQAQAQAQAQYASMFYQYQQAFLQQQQLHHHHHHHPQHLPYHTTPLDTFPPPITTGRPLGGTSTNPRNPVIGTGGITPPSQGVTPPSQGMGQLSHGVTPPCHTVSSSPQSSMAPPPPDMSGWNPFGEDNFSKLTEEELLDREFDLLRAKNPVARVSSVEVDRPTGGAKLSPPEDVFGSVLFVAPARDPPGEDLAIDAPSPPPTEEVPPAMKEQEASERRSGEESDSDFESDPPSSKSSEEVEEEEEAEGLSEEEEQQEELLGQRPLLMDSEEEPYEGEKPRGSVDVFGAAPFPPAPCGLGADDLDVFTRAPFSRNVSRSSPPTSPGAPPTPSESLPASHEAPPFLVEASPTPSEVPPTLYEALPASCEAPPMPPEIVDMFGFSPFTLGGPSSTRDMEEAQQGVTRLSWRQRKTKQEAGVGKRHRRTTKPPSLRTPERSRRLRRGGGGGCTQLLGSSHSKENIAVTMATKAEKGNMEESALLDPFGARPFHTQTPWTSPGAPGAPRSPEGSGYPEDGEGMDDFGATSLRDGMNDFGAPREGLDDFGAPRYREGMDDFGAPREGMDDYGAPREGMDDYGATRQREGMDDFGAPRQREGMDDFGAPRQREGMDDFGAPRQREGMDDFGAPRQREGMDDFGAPRQMEGMDDFGAPWQREGMDDLGAPREGMDDLGATRQREGMDDFGASRESMDDFGAVPFTELVDGPQQGDLDPFGAAPFPSKP; encoded by the exons gagGTTTCTCTGTGGTGTTTCTGGCTCGGACGCACAGTGGCATCCGCTGTGCTCTCAAGAGGATGTATGTCAACAATGTGCCCGACCTCAACATCTACAAGAGGGAGATCACCATCATG AAGGAGCTGTCGGGTCATAAGAACATTGTCCGCTATCTGGACTCCTCCATCAACTCCGTTTCAGATACTGTTTGGGAGCTTCTCATCCTCATGGAGTACTGCAAAG CTGGTCAGGTGGtgaagcagatgaaccagaggTTGACTGCAGGGTTCTCCGAGGTGGAGGTTCTCCACATGTTCGGTGACACCTGTGAGGCTGTGGCCCGCCTGCACCAGTGCAAGACGCCCATCATCCACCGGGACCTCAAG GTGGAGAACCTGTTGTTAAGTGACATGGGGAACTATGTTCTGTGTGACTTTGGCAGCTCAACCCACAAGGTGCTGCTGCCCCAGAGGGATGGCGTCGCCGCGGTGGAGGACGAGATCAAGAA GTATACCACTCTGTCCTACCGAGCTCCAGAGATGATCAACCTGTATGCAGGGAAACCCATCACAACTAAGGCTGATATATGG GTGATGGTGAATTGCTCATCACCTTGTTTCCCCCAGGCTCTGGGCTGCTTGTTGTACAAGCTGTGTTTCTTCTCTCTGCCCTTCGGAGAGAGTCAAGTCGCCATCTGTGATGGATCCTTTGTCATTCCAGACAACTCCCGCTTCTCCACCCAGCTGCACTCTTTAATCA gataCATGCTCGAGCCAGATCAGGAGAAGAGACCAGATATCTACCAGGTGTCTTACTTTGCCTTCAAGCTTTCGGGGAAAGATTGCCCCGTACCAAATCTATTC agCTCtacccttccctcctccctcccagagcCTCTGACAGCAGGTGAAGTTGCAGCGAGGAGGAGCCAATCCAAGGCCAG AATCTCTGACGCGGTGGGCCCGACGGAGACCTCCATTGCTCCCCGGCAGCGACCCAAAGcaaccaccaacaacaacatccGGCCACTGTCCACCACCGCCATGCCGGGCAAGGTCGCCGCTCCCTCATTGCCAGTTAGCAATGGTCATAAAG CTCGAACACCTGACTCCAGTCTGCCAGCCTTGCAGAACCAAGTCCAGGTCCAGACTCAAAACCAGGTCCAACACCAGCCTGGCACTCAGCAGCATCGTGTCCTTCAACAACTCCAACCTGGGGACCTTCGActccagcagctgcagcagcagcagcagctgcagccccatCAACAGCAGCCCCATCAACAGCAGCCCCATCATCGCCAACAGCATCAACACCAGCCCGATCCACACCAACAGCATCAACCCCAGCCCCATCATCAACCCTATCAACAACCccatcaccaacaccaaccggtcatgcagcagcagcagcagcagcagcagcagcagcagcagcagcagcagcagcagggtaACGCCCAACAGCTTCAGTATATCCAG TACCAACAGGCcctgctccagcagcagcatcatatGATGTATCAGCAGCCTGCGTACCAGCAGCAGGtagcccaggcccaggcccaggcccaggcccaggcccaggcccaggctcaggcccaggcccaggcccaggcccagtaCGCCTCCATG TTCTACCAGTACCAGCAGGCcttcctccagcagcagcagcttcatcaccaccatcatcatcatccacagcACCTCCCCTATCACACCACCCCCCTGGACAccttccctccccccatcaCCACAGGGAGGCCACTGGGGGGGACATCCACTAACCCAAG AAACCCTGTCATCGGCACAGGCGGCATAACCCCGCCCTCTCAAGGTGTAACTCCGCCCTCTCAGGGCATGGGCCAGCTCTCCCATGGGGTGACTCCGCCCTGCCATACGGTGTCCTCGTCCCCTCAGAGCAgcatggctccgccccctcctgaTATGTCTGGCTGGAACCCGTTTGGAGAAGATAACTTCTCCAAACTGACCGAGGAGGAGCTTCTAGACCGCGAGTTCGATCTCCTCCGAGCCA AGAACCCGGTGGCCAGAGTCTCCAGCGTGGAGGTGGACCGGCCCACTGGTGGCGCTAAGCTCTCCCCCCCTGAGGATGTGTTCGGCTCGGTGCTGTTCGTAGCCCCAG CGAGGGACCCCCCTGGGGAGGACCTGGCAATCGAcgccccctctccacctcccacaGAGGAGGTCCCTCCTGccatgaaggagcaggaggcctcAGAGAGGAGAAGCGGGGAGGAGTCGGATAGTGACTTTGAGTCAGACCCTCCTTCCTCTAAGAgcagtgaggaggtggaggaggaagaggaggcggaggggctgagcgaggaagaggagcagcaggaggagttgctgggacagcgccccctgctcATGGATTCTGAGGAGGAGCCTTACGAAGGAGAGAAGCCCAGGGGCTCTGTGGACGTGTTCGGGGCCGCCCCATTCCCTCCGGCCCCCTGTGGGCTTGGCGCGGACGACCTGGACGTCTTCACCAGAGCTCCGTTCAGCAGGAACGTCTCCAGGTCCTCTCCGCCCACCtcccccggggccccgcccaCTCCTAGTGAATCCCTTCCCGCCTCACATGAGGCCCCTCCCTTTTTAGTTGAAGCCTCGCCCACACCCTCAGAAGTCCCGCCCACCTTGTATGAAGCTCTGCCCGCTTCCTGTGAAGCTCCACCCATGCCACCTGAAATTGTGGACATGTTTGGATTCTCTCCTTTCACACTTGGGGGCCCCAGCTCCACCAGGGACATGGAGGAGGCGCAGCAGGGGGTGACCAGACTGTCATGGCGGCAGAGAAAGACCAAACAGGAGGCGGGGGTGGGGAAGCGGCATCGCCGGACAACCAAGCCGCCGTCGCTCCGCACACCGGAGCGAAGCCGAAGacttaggaggggggggggggggggctgcacccAGCTCCTTGGCTCCTCCCACTCCAAGGAAAACATTgccgtcaccatggcaaccaaagCAGAGAAGGGGAACATGGAGGAGTCTGCGCTGCTGGACCCATTCGGAGCCCGACCTTTCCACACCCAGACCCCGTGGACCTCCCCAGGGGCCCCTGGAGCCCCCCGGTCCCCTGAAGGCTCTGGGTACcctgaggatggagaggggatGGATGACTTTGGGGCCACCAGTTTGAGGGACGGTATGAATGACTTCGGGGCCCCTAGGGAGGGTTTGGATGACTTCGGGGCCCCTAGGTATAGGGAGGGTATGGATGACTTCGGGGCCCCTAGGGAGGGTATGGATGACTACGGGGCCCCTAGGGAGGGTATGGATGACTATGGGGCCACTAGGCAGAGGGAGGGTATGGATGACTTCGGGGCCCCTAGGCAGAGGGAGGGTATGGATGACTTTGGGGCCCCTAGGCAGAGGGAGGGTATGGATGACTTTGGGGCCCCTAGGCAGAGGGAGGGTATGGATGACTTTGGGGCCCCTAGGCAGAGGGAGGGTATGGATGACTTTGGAGCCCCTAGGCAGATGGAGGGTATGGATGACTTTGGGGCCCCTTGGCAGAGGGAGGGTATGGATGACTTAGGGGCCCCTAGGGAGGGTATGGATGACTTAGGGGCCACTAGGCAGAGGGAGGGTATGGATGACTTTGGGGCCTCTAGGGAGAGTATGGACGACTTTGGAGCGGTGCCCTTCACTGAGCTGGTGGACGGCCCCCAGCAAGGGGACCTGGACCCCTTTGGAGCGGCGCCTTTTCCATCCaaaccatga